The Candidatus Binataceae bacterium genome has a segment encoding these proteins:
- a CDS encoding DUF1772 domain-containing protein, which produces MEVLNVIAIIVAGLMVGDELAIALFVHPTLDRLPDDVHLPAASALARVLGRFMPFWYILVFLLTSAEVLIRWHISDSLPIRITTSAILWALASVYSIAALVPINNRIASWAKVTPPADWKTFRRRWDLLHRWRVVLLTIAFAFLIIGVVSK; this is translated from the coding sequence ATGGAAGTCTTGAATGTGATTGCGATCATCGTAGCGGGACTGATGGTAGGGGATGAACTGGCGATCGCCCTTTTTGTTCATCCGACTCTTGATCGGCTTCCAGATGATGTCCATCTGCCCGCGGCAAGCGCCCTGGCTCGCGTACTCGGGAGATTCATGCCGTTTTGGTACATCCTTGTATTCCTGCTTACTTCAGCTGAGGTCCTGATCCGATGGCACATCTCAGATAGCCTACCGATACGGATCACCACGTCGGCCATTTTGTGGGCGTTGGCGAGCGTCTATTCGATCGCCGCTCTGGTGCCGATCAACAATCGAATTGCATCCTGGGCAAAGGTCACTCCACCTGCTGATTGGAAGACTTTTCGGCGCAGATGGGACCTGCTGCACCGCTGGCGTGTTGTGCTCCTCACGATAGCTTTCGCGTTTCTCATCATAGGAGTCGTTAGTAAATAG
- a CDS encoding aminoglycoside phosphotransferase family protein: MAMQPKISRDAVAAAMGVATALGLKANDAIVLHDSNKVTVRLLPCDTIARVAKKRIRRWAEFEVELAQRLAETGSPIAALEPRVEPGAYVRGGFVVTLWTYYEPVRFPKFTPADYAHALERLHTCMQPIDIGTPHFTDRIADAQRLVGNREQTPDLVDEDRELLSNTLRTMRQAIGDRGAPEQLLHGEPHSGNLLRTKKGPLFLDLETCCRGPVEFDLAYVPDEVSALYASAHLELLRECRILMLAMVAAWRCDRADRLPNGREEARKFLSELQQALSGLPFSTPLPPSTHS; encoded by the coding sequence ATGGCAATGCAACCAAAAATCTCACGTGACGCGGTCGCCGCAGCGATGGGCGTAGCTACGGCGCTTGGCCTGAAGGCTAATGACGCGATCGTGCTTCACGACTCAAACAAGGTCACCGTGCGCCTGCTACCGTGCGACACTATTGCTCGGGTCGCGAAGAAGCGCATCAGGCGATGGGCGGAGTTCGAAGTCGAGCTTGCCCAACGGCTCGCGGAAACCGGGAGCCCGATAGCTGCGCTTGAACCTCGGGTCGAGCCGGGTGCCTACGTGCGTGGCGGGTTCGTCGTCACGCTGTGGACCTACTACGAACCCGTGCGGTTCCCAAAGTTCACTCCAGCCGACTACGCGCATGCGCTCGAACGGCTGCATACCTGCATGCAGCCGATCGATATCGGTACCCCGCACTTCACGGATCGAATCGCCGACGCCCAGCGGCTGGTCGGAAACCGTGAGCAGACTCCGGACCTCGTTGACGAGGACCGTGAGCTTCTCAGCAACACTCTACGAACCATGAGGCAGGCGATCGGCGACCGCGGCGCACCAGAGCAACTGCTGCACGGCGAGCCACACTCGGGCAACCTGCTCAGGACGAAGAAAGGGCCGCTGTTCCTAGACCTCGAGACATGTTGTCGCGGGCCAGTCGAGTTCGACCTCGCTTACGTGCCGGACGAGGTGAGTGCTCTATACGCGAGCGCTCACCTCGAACTGCTCCGCGAATGCCGGATCCTGATGCTTGCGATGGTGGCGGCGTGGCGCTGTGATCGAGCCGACCGACTCCCCAACGGGCGAGAAGAAGCGCGAAAATTCCTCAGCGAGCTCCAGCAAGCACTGTCGGGGCTACCTTTCTCGACCCCGTTGCCGCCCTCGACTCATTCCTGA
- a CDS encoding isoprenylcysteine carboxylmethyltransferase family protein, whose amino-acid sequence MQDNPGVIARPPRIFLGFLVIGLVLDRVWPAVGAAQLFGGGLRLVPALILVAIGVTTMTLAIRQFGAAGTNVPTPLPAKAVVTTGLYSYSRNPIYCSMILIYSGLAIGAASVWSFVLLVPVLLLIRYGVIAREERYLDGKFGAPYIEYRARVRRWI is encoded by the coding sequence ATGCAGGACAATCCCGGTGTGATTGCGCGGCCGCCTCGCATCTTTCTTGGCTTTCTTGTGATTGGGCTCGTACTCGATCGGGTATGGCCCGCAGTCGGCGCTGCGCAGCTTTTTGGTGGCGGGTTGCGGTTGGTCCCTGCGTTGATACTTGTTGCGATCGGAGTCACGACGATGACGCTTGCGATTCGGCAGTTTGGCGCCGCCGGCACGAACGTGCCGACTCCGCTGCCTGCCAAAGCGGTCGTCACGACGGGCCTCTATTCCTACTCGCGCAATCCGATTTATTGCTCGATGATCCTGATCTACTCGGGACTCGCGATCGGGGCGGCGAGTGTCTGGAGCTTCGTTCTGCTCGTCCCGGTGCTTCTGCTGATTCGCTATGGCGTGATTGCGCGCGAGGAGCGCTATCTCGATGGGAAGTTTGGCGCTCCCTACATTGAGTATCGGGCGCGCGTGCGGCGCTGGATCTGA
- a CDS encoding 2OG-Fe(II) oxygenase, whose amino-acid sequence MKRTRTDSQTLSMTQRIDSLDWARIESDLDSKGYALAGRVLEPTECETLAAMYPERERFRNRIVMERLRYGVGEYKYFARPLPEIIETARTALYGHLVPLANRWAELLGDDTQYPATLACYLELCHEQGQERPTPLLLRYQAGGYNCLHQDLYGELAFPLQFTCALSRRGRDFEGGELLLVEQRPRAQSRGEAIALDQGEAIIFPNRYRPVAGTRGHHRVAVRHGVSTIRTGERFALGIIFHDAK is encoded by the coding sequence ATGAAGCGCACGCGGACTGATTCACAGACTCTCAGCATGACGCAACGCATCGATAGTCTCGATTGGGCGCGTATCGAGAGCGACCTCGATTCCAAGGGCTATGCACTAGCAGGACGCGTGCTCGAACCCACCGAATGCGAGACGCTCGCCGCGATGTACCCGGAGCGCGAGCGCTTTCGCAATCGAATCGTGATGGAACGTCTGCGCTACGGCGTCGGCGAATACAAATACTTCGCACGCCCGCTACCGGAGATCATCGAGACGGCGCGCACCGCGCTTTACGGACATCTGGTGCCGCTCGCAAATCGATGGGCGGAGTTGCTCGGCGACGATACGCAATACCCGGCAACGCTCGCGTGCTACCTGGAGCTATGCCACGAGCAAGGACAGGAGCGGCCGACGCCTCTCCTCCTGCGCTACCAGGCGGGCGGCTACAACTGCCTGCATCAGGATCTCTACGGCGAACTCGCGTTCCCGCTCCAGTTCACCTGTGCACTCAGCCGTCGCGGCCGCGACTTCGAAGGCGGAGAGCTGCTGCTAGTCGAGCAGCGCCCGCGCGCACAATCACGCGGCGAAGCGATCGCGCTCGACCAAGGCGAGGCGATCATCTTTCCAAATCGCTATCGCCCCGTAGCAGGCACGCGCGGCCACCATCGCGTCGCAGTCCGCCACGGCGTCAGCACGATCCGGACCGGCGAACGCTTCGCCCTCGGCATAATCTTCCACGACGCGAAGTAA
- a CDS encoding alpha/beta hydrolase, whose amino-acid sequence MSLQQLDSLIQMLKSGPQLDSPDVKQIRAGFEQMANFLPPDPDVKHEPVKAGSVPAEWVSAPNADASRAILYLHGGGYVIGSINTHRAMAGKISRAAQARVLVIDYRLAPEHPFPAPVEDSVTAYKWLLDQKIAPAKIAIGGDSAGGGLTVATLVAIRDQKLPTPGAGVCLSPWIDMEGIGDSMTSKAGEDPMVQKQGLIQMAKWYLGAKDPRTPLAAPLYADLAGLPPLLIQVGTAETLLDDSTRLAERARKAGVKVTYDPYEKMIHVFQLFAPMLDEGKDAIEKIGAFVRANTK is encoded by the coding sequence ATGTCGCTGCAACAACTCGATTCTCTAATCCAGATGCTCAAGTCCGGGCCGCAACTCGATTCGCCCGACGTCAAACAGATACGTGCCGGTTTCGAGCAGATGGCTAACTTTCTGCCGCCCGACCCCGACGTCAAGCACGAGCCGGTGAAGGCGGGAAGCGTTCCCGCCGAATGGGTATCCGCGCCCAACGCCGACGCGTCACGCGCCATTCTTTATCTGCACGGCGGCGGATACGTCATCGGCTCGATCAACACGCATCGCGCGATGGCCGGGAAGATTTCACGCGCGGCCCAGGCCAGGGTTTTAGTAATTGATTACCGCCTCGCGCCCGAGCATCCGTTCCCCGCGCCGGTTGAGGATTCGGTGACGGCGTACAAATGGCTCCTCGATCAGAAAATCGCCCCGGCGAAAATCGCGATCGGCGGCGACTCCGCGGGCGGCGGCCTCACGGTCGCAACGCTCGTTGCGATTCGCGATCAGAAGCTGCCCACGCCCGGCGCGGGCGTATGCCTCTCGCCGTGGATCGATATGGAAGGGATCGGCGATTCGATGACGTCGAAGGCCGGCGAAGATCCGATGGTGCAGAAGCAGGGCCTGATCCAGATGGCCAAGTGGTATCTCGGCGCCAAGGATCCCCGCACTCCCCTGGCCGCGCCGCTCTACGCCGATCTCGCGGGACTGCCGCCGCTGCTGATCCAGGTCGGCACCGCGGAGACTCTGCTCGACGATTCGACGCGCCTGGCAGAGCGCGCCCGCAAGGCCGGGGTGAAGGTCACCTACGATCCGTATGAGAAGATGATCCACGTCTTTCAGCTCTTCGCGCCGATGCTCGACGAGGGCAAGGATGCGATCGAAAAAATCGGCGCCTTCGTGCGCGCCAACACAAAATGA
- a CDS encoding glucose 1-dehydrogenase: MRLKNKVALISGAGSGIGEATAKTFAREGAAVAVVDLNDEGGNRVVSEIRKAGGTAEFHRADIGVTSEIEKMIAFATKKFGQLDILHNNAIFTTVGRIGELTLEGWQKTMDVGLTAYWYATRCALDVMLPRKYGAIVNTASVSGLAGDYGLGAYNAVKAGVVNITRVTGIEYARKGIRCNAVCPGPIGTPPLLRMEDSRPDIVGRIREAIPMGRLGEPQEIANVVLFLASDEASFVTGAFFVADGGLWAHSGMPSLTGQGSDW; this comes from the coding sequence ATGCGTCTCAAGAATAAGGTCGCGCTGATTTCCGGCGCCGGATCCGGCATCGGCGAAGCCACGGCCAAAACGTTTGCGCGCGAGGGCGCGGCGGTCGCGGTCGTCGATCTGAATGACGAAGGTGGCAACCGCGTCGTCTCCGAAATCCGCAAAGCCGGCGGCACCGCCGAATTTCATCGCGCCGATATAGGAGTCACGAGCGAGATCGAAAAGATGATCGCGTTCGCGACCAAAAAGTTCGGCCAGCTCGATATCCTGCACAACAACGCGATCTTCACCACCGTCGGCCGTATCGGCGAGCTCACGCTCGAAGGCTGGCAGAAGACTATGGACGTCGGCCTCACCGCCTACTGGTACGCGACCAGGTGCGCGCTCGACGTGATGCTGCCGCGCAAGTACGGCGCAATCGTCAATACCGCGTCGGTCTCGGGCCTCGCCGGAGACTACGGCCTCGGCGCATACAACGCGGTCAAAGCGGGCGTCGTGAATATCACCCGTGTCACCGGCATCGAGTACGCGCGCAAAGGAATCCGATGCAACGCCGTATGTCCCGGGCCGATCGGAACGCCGCCGCTGCTTCGCATGGAAGACTCGCGCCCCGACATCGTCGGCCGCATCCGCGAGGCGATTCCGATGGGCCGGCTCGGCGAGCCGCAGGAGATCGCCAACGTCGTGCTGTTCCTCGCCTCCGACGAAGCCTCGTTCGTGACGGGCGCGTTCTTCGTGGCAGACGGCGGCCTCTGGGCGCATAGCGGGATGCCGAGTCTCACGGGACAAGGCTCGGATTGGTAA
- a CDS encoding LLM class flavin-dependent oxidoreductase, with amino-acid sequence MKVSLFYLPSVGNKSQIEKGRVGLNGALYDQMLRELTAQAQLADGLGYDSISFTEHHFHVEGFEMSNNPVLLDLYIAMQTKRLRVGQLGIVLPSQNPIRVAEDIAMLDHMTGGRANAGFARGYQRRWVDIMAQQTHGIHGAQPNQHDEIDAANRAAFEENFRIIKQAWTQDFINYEGRYWRIPPGETPWHIDATTKWGGGVENGIVRAVSVVPKPVQKPHPPIFQPFASSERSIKWCAQEDVTAILPPLHPSLERHLCDVYAEVSHKPVGEGMGVLRDVVIADTDEEARAIWHDSGYFCGHEWFEPFGFSEGMKDPKTGETADLWSNGLAFVGTVDTVTRQVEHLLKRLPIRWVFAWMYNGLMAHDRLMKSIELFWTKVLPRVSDVRQAAETDR; translated from the coding sequence ATGAAAGTATCGCTCTTCTATCTGCCCTCGGTCGGAAACAAATCACAAATTGAAAAAGGCCGCGTCGGACTGAACGGCGCGCTCTACGATCAGATGCTGCGCGAGCTGACCGCGCAAGCGCAGCTGGCCGACGGTCTCGGCTACGACTCGATCAGCTTCACCGAGCATCACTTTCACGTCGAAGGGTTCGAGATGTCGAACAACCCCGTGCTGCTCGATTTGTACATCGCGATGCAGACCAAGCGGCTGCGCGTCGGGCAGCTCGGGATCGTGTTGCCGTCGCAGAATCCGATTCGCGTTGCAGAAGATATCGCGATGCTCGATCACATGACGGGCGGGCGCGCCAACGCGGGCTTCGCGCGTGGCTACCAGCGGCGATGGGTCGATATCATGGCGCAGCAGACCCACGGCATTCATGGCGCGCAGCCAAATCAGCATGACGAGATCGACGCCGCGAACCGCGCGGCCTTCGAAGAGAACTTTCGCATCATCAAGCAGGCGTGGACCCAGGACTTCATCAACTACGAGGGCCGCTACTGGCGGATTCCGCCCGGCGAGACGCCGTGGCATATCGACGCGACGACGAAATGGGGCGGCGGCGTCGAGAATGGAATCGTGCGCGCCGTTTCGGTGGTGCCCAAGCCGGTGCAGAAACCGCATCCTCCGATCTTTCAGCCGTTCGCGTCGTCAGAGCGCAGTATCAAATGGTGCGCGCAGGAGGATGTGACCGCGATTCTGCCGCCGCTGCATCCGAGCCTCGAGCGGCACCTGTGCGACGTATACGCCGAGGTATCGCACAAGCCGGTCGGCGAAGGGATGGGCGTGCTGCGCGACGTTGTGATCGCGGATACCGACGAGGAGGCGCGCGCGATCTGGCACGACAGCGGATACTTCTGCGGCCACGAATGGTTCGAGCCGTTCGGCTTTTCGGAGGGCATGAAAGATCCGAAGACGGGCGAGACCGCTGACCTGTGGAGCAACGGCCTCGCGTTCGTCGGCACTGTCGATACTGTGACGCGCCAGGTCGAGCATCTGCTGAAGCGGCTGCCGATCAGGTGGGTGTTCGCGTGGATGTATAACGGCCTCATGGCGCACGATCGCCTGATGAAGTCGATCGAACTTTTTTGGACCAAGGTGCTGCCGCGAGTTTCAGACGTGCGCCAGGCGGCTGAGACTGATAGATAG